AAGGAAATGAAAAGAATAGAATAATTCAAAAACCTTTATTTGAAACTTTAGATAAAGTTATGAAAGTTGGAGGAAAATTATTCTTTAAAACAGACCATGACCAATATTATTTAGATGTATTAGAATTATCAAAAGAATTAGAAAACTACAAAGTAGTTTACCACACTAATGATTTACATAAAAGTGAGAAAGCTGTTGATAATGTTTTAACAGAGTTTGAACAATTATTCTTAAATAAATTTAATAAAAATATAAATTATATAGAAATTGAAAAAATAAAATAGAAATCTAGGTAAAAACTTGTAAAAAATAAAAAAATATGGTAAAATGTATTATAAGTTGTAATCATTATAAAAATGAAAAGAAAAATTTAGGGAGGTTACAAATGAAATATCCATTTAGTTTAATAGAATTACCATATAGTTATACAGATTTAGAACCTGCAATTAGTCAAAGAACTTTAGAATTTCACAGAGATAAACATCTTAATGCTTATACAAATAACTTAAATGCTGCTTTAGCAAAGTATGAAAGTTTACAAAATCTAGAATTAGAAGAAATATTATCAAATTTAGATAGAGTACCAACTGATGTATTAACAGCAGTAACAAATAATGGTGGAGGAGTTTACAATCATAATTTCTATTTCCAAGCTTTAACAAAACCAAACTCTACAGAGTTAAAAGGTGAATTAAAAAC
This sequence is a window from Fusobacterium perfoetens ATCC 29250. Protein-coding genes within it:
- a CDS encoding superoxide dismutase; protein product: MKYPFSLIELPYSYTDLEPAISQRTLEFHRDKHLNAYTNNLNAALAKYESLQNLELEEILSNLDRVPTDVLTAVTNNGGGVYNHNFYFQALTKPNSTELKGELKTKIEEDFGSVEKFVEEFKTAAATLFGSGWAWLVLKDGKLQIIKTANQDTPLKDGYKPLLTIDVWEHAYYIDYQNLRPTYIEKYMTIVNWDLIEKRYMEAK